A window of Glycine soja cultivar W05 chromosome 2, ASM419377v2, whole genome shotgun sequence genomic DNA:
AACAACCCGTATTCCACGGAGACTGCAATGACGTTTGCTTCGGCGGCAGTGGTGGCGACGAGACTGTGGTAGTCTGGGGAGAAAGCGGATTGCATGCAGTACCCGCCGCCGTGGATATAGAAAAAGATCGGGAATTTTCGGGTCGGGTCGGATATTGGAGGTAAAAAGATCCGAACGGAAACGGGTGGGTGGGTTGAAACGACCGCGTCTTTGGAGCGAACGCCGGTGATTGGGTCATCGAAAGGGGCAACCTTTTGGATGGTGGGTTTGTAAAGCTCCACTGTGCCGTCTTTGTAAACGCGGAAAAAGCGAAACTTGTGGGTTACCTCGTTCTCTTTTGcggccatttttttttcttgtttttgatgCTGTGGGAAGTGAAATTGTGAAGTGAGATTTTGATGGTGAGAGATATAGGTTTGGTCATTGCTTATTTATGTAAATAGTTTCTACTATTCTTCATTTCTTCTTCCATGTGCCAACCTATTTGCATTTAGAAATTCAGGacaaagaatgaaaataaatcttaGTTTTTCTCCCATATGAGAACTGCACTAAGTGTAACATATAAACATCTATCCAATTAAGTttggtttatttattattttattatttaaaatgattaaattttacatttgcTATACTATTAATGGGCCGAGCCgaatatgcttcttttttttcatattttgtttctaaaaatcCAAGTCAACTTTATCCAACCAAGCTCAAATTACCAACGTTAATTAAAAACTGttaattttaagtataaaattaCAACAAGTAGAACAGTACAATCAGAGTCAAATAGCATAGGACCAATCAACCCGTTAtacaagaaaatacaaaaattacatgttaaatgaaaatatatagagATTTCAAGTCAAAAGTAAATCCAAGATACATTTTCGAAGCTAAATCCACTATCAACACCATtacaattactttaaaaaaaacaccattACAATTTAAAGTCTTATGTACACGCAACCGAAAAACGAGACGCACTATTCCATTTCATcatttacacatttttttttccaattatatCATTTACACATTTGGGAAGTAAATAAATCAGGTTCTCACTCTAGTATGGTAGTTTCCTAATATGGTGAGGGCCTGAGGGGTTTCACTTTTTCTTACGTACGTAAAAGACAACATAATACTAACGAAAGAAATAGATCCGAAGttcaaaatttatcatgtttCGTGCGGTAGTTTCGAAGCGCTATTAATCAACTGTGCCATCAAAACATGTTGGTCTCAAATTCTTATAGCTTGTTTGCATCTGAATCTGAAATCTGATGATTTTCTTTCATTCGattctctatttttaaaatatttcatatagTACCTGCTTAGTCTATTACGTATGTATGTGTTTTTAAAGAAATgtgtcaatttaaaaaattgagagtaaaattgataaaaaattaaaaagttaagaataaaaaaatgtaattaaaaaatgcaTCAAGAATATTGAATAAGAATCAGAAACGCAGAGGCAAAAGCAATTACTCAAAATATGAAACGACAAACAGAAGCTGGACAGATTGAGCGACGCCATTTACCCATTTCTCTTTGCACTTGAATTCTGACAAAAACACAGAACAAGATGATTGGAAttcagaaaagagaaaaaattggCTCAGCTCAGTTCCACGTAACTCAATTCCATTTCTCAAAGCTACAAAAGTAACAAAACCAAAGTAATaactcaataaaaaagaaaccatAAAAGTTCATAACAATAACGTTGATGATAgataattatgttttatatttttttattgatagtaatcgaagatataaaaaaaagtttacaatTGACTCCTTTGGCTGATGAAAGCGACAAACTGCTTAACGAGGTCCACAGATTTATCCTTAGTAGGGTCGAACAAATGAAACACATGGTCCTCGCCCTCGAACTCCACCATCTCCACCTTCCCCTTCCACCCACTATTCTTCAGCGCCTCGTAATAGCTGCGCCCTCTCTCACGCAGAAAATCCTTCTCCGACAAGAAGATCAGCATCCTCGGACACCCCAGTTCCGACAGTTTCGGATCCTGCTGAGAGTGTATCTTAAAGTCCTCGAACCCTCCGTAGGAAGGGTAAAGAAATTCCAAAAGCTCATCTTTTTTATCACTCCCGAAGTACGGGTGGAGCAAGACCATGCCTTGGAGGGTTAGCCCTGTGAAGCCTTCCATGGTTCCTCGCATGGCGACGTTGTGGGCAATGTTGGCGCCGGCGCTGTCGCCGGCGAGGAAGACGGTGTTTAGATCGGCGTGGGAGTTAAGCCATGGCTCCGGGCCGGCGGCGGCCCACTGGAGGACCTCCCAGGCGTCTTCGTAGGCAGCAGGGAGGGGGTGTTCCGGGGCGAGGCGGTAGTGAACGGAGGCGACGACGACGTTGGCGGCGGCGGAGACGGCGttgaggtggtggtggtaggCGGGGTTGTAGGGGGTGCATACGCAGAACGCGCCGCCGTGGATGTATATCAAAAGGGGGAGTTTTTTTGTGGCGGAGGAAGCGGCGGCGGGTGGGAGGTAGAGGCGGACGGCGACGCCGGTTTGGGCGTTGATGGTGACGTCTTTGGATTGGACGGTGGTGCGGGGGTCCGTGCCGGAAGGGGTGGTTTCGGTGCCTAGAAGGCGCTCGATGCGGCCGTCTTTGTAGACGCGGAGGAGGGGGAGAAACTCGTGGACAACCTCGTTGGCGGCGGTTGTTGAGTCCATTGTTGTAATGTAATGATGTGATTGTGATGTGTGAGAAAGATGAAGATGATGTGAGAGAGAGTGGGTGGTGAGTTATGAATAAAAGAGAAAGGGTAGGCAGAAGCTAATGAAACGGTTGTTGGAGAAAGACAAGACCATAATGATGAACAGTTTAACTCCTTCCTAAAATTTACACCAATCCTTAATATCTTGTCTGAATCATCTTGCCTTTTCCTTTCCAGTGTTGAGGTTACTCACCAATCACCATTTTTTTAACCGTCAAATAATTACTACTTCTTTATTACTAACATATTTACATGCACAGAGGCACCGTTTGTtcctatttcattttaattacagttttaaagaagaacaaaaaattgttgttttaacaatttaaaataatgctAGTATTCGTTATCCTTTGTGAATCAGTAGTGGAAAGGTGTTGGACTAAATCATTTTAGACATGGAAGGAGGAAAAAGGGAGACACttttcataatatttaataatgtaataaataatatgatgatgaaatttaaaacattatctcttatttgttttcttaattcAAACTAAGTGAAGAAAAACATTATATACTAAGTGATTCAGACTTCATCAAGAATATATTAATGAGGCTCTAATTAATTTTGCCataacaattaatataatatcatacgagttataaagatatttttaaaaaataatttacccaAAAAAACGTAACATGATAGATTTTTTTGATAACATAATA
This region includes:
- the LOC114388734 gene encoding probable carboxylesterase 2; the protein is MDSTTAANEVVHEFLPLLRVYKDGRIERLLGTETTPSGTDPRTTVQSKDVTINAQTGVAVRLYLPPAAASSATKKLPLLIYIHGGAFCVCTPYNPAYHHHLNAVSAAANVVVASVHYRLAPEHPLPAAYEDAWEVLQWAAAGPEPWLNSHADLNTVFLAGDSAGANIAHNVAMRGTMEGFTGLTLQGMVLLHPYFGSDKKDELLEFLYPSYGGFEDFKIHSQQDPKLSELGCPRMLIFLSEKDFLRERGRSYYEALKNSGWKGKVEMVEFEGEDHVFHLFDPTKDKSVDLVKQFVAFISQRSQL